The genomic DNA TGTATATTTAGATAAATCAAATACGCCTACTACCTTAGTAGCAACAGTAACCACGAGCGAATTTACAACATCATCATTAGATATTAATTCAGGCTATTATTGGTATGTAGTGGCAAAAGATCCTTCAGGCAATTTTACAGAATCAGATATTTTTGGATTTTCGGCTATTGGAGCTAGTCCAGGATTCCCGATTATTCAAGAATTTGAGGTACAAGATGTATTATCACTCGATGAATTGTTGATTTGGAATGCTGCAGATGGTGCAACTACCTATGATGTGTATGTAGATACCGTTAATCCACCGGTGAAAAAACTGGCCAGTGATATCACAGAAACCCAGTTCCAGATTACAAATGCCGATATCCCAAGTGATTTAACAGATATAAAAACATATTATGTACTTGTCGTTGCTAAAGATGGTAGTGGTGGTGAAACCAATTCATTTCCAGTGGCTTTTACGCCTCAAATGACAGGAACATACACAGATACTAGAGCTCAAGAAGTCAATGAATATCCATGGGTTCGCGTAGGAACACAGATTTGGATGACTGAAAACTTAAGAACTAAAAAATTAATCGATGGTACGGATTTAACTTTTTTAGGTCCTGTAGAGTTGCCAGCTACAGCTACTTCAACAGAATTATATTACGATGATCATCCAGAAGACCTGCCTGATTATCCATCACCTTGGGTAGATGGGGCACATGGTCGTGTATATTCTAGTTTGGTACCTAGAAATGCCCTTATAGCACAAGATGGTTGGCGTGTTCCAAATGATGATGATGTCTCTACCATTCAGAGTTATATTGGAGGCAGGAGAGCTGATATTATGGGGACTTGGCAAGAAGGTGGAACTAATCTTTACGGGGTTAATTTTGTTATAGCAGGTTTTCGTTACAACGACTTATCACCTAATTATGTAAATGGGTTTAGAATAGGACTTGAGAAAGATCGGGTAATTATGTGGGCAAATGGTACTGGCGGTAGAGATTCTTGGGAAATAAAGCTGTCTGAATATAAATATTTTGATTTTGGTAACGAATATAGAAGAATGTTTGGGATCCGATTAGTTAGAGATTAATGTATTGTATTAAATAAAAATAATTTAAAAACTAAGTAACTAATATAAAAACATATGAAATATAGATTAGCATTTTTCTTAAGTTGCTTTATCTTTCTAGGGCAAGCG from Flavivirga abyssicola includes the following:
- a CDS encoding FISUMP domain-containing protein → MKYINKILLLIVVVVFIPLISCEDDDAFVEKKPNVTLVSPADKTNGIDIAPSFEWEASDPDERPLKFDFYLGLDSTKLFVQAENLKETNYSLTDYKLLKDEVYYWKVVAKNGLQEKESELWRFMSIPAPDSPVLSSPQVDSFVRDVLNFEWEPVPAGEGEVISYNVFLGKTNPPTEIIATIEDGSTSFNFDAATLEIGEDYYWKVDATDLINSSSSDIRSFKKLRTGAPDEPMLVAPVNKSGVMSGIVLDWDDVTDPEGDPVSYDVYLDKSNTPTTLVATVTTSEFTTSSLDINSGYYWYVVAKDPSGNFTESDIFGFSAIGASPGFPIIQEFEVQDVLSLDELLIWNAADGATTYDVYVDTVNPPVKKLASDITETQFQITNADIPSDLTDIKTYYVLVVAKDGSGGETNSFPVAFTPQMTGTYTDTRAQEVNEYPWVRVGTQIWMTENLRTKKLIDGTDLTFLGPVELPATATSTELYYDDHPEDLPDYPSPWVDGAHGRVYSSLVPRNALIAQDGWRVPNDDDVSTIQSYIGGRRADIMGTWQEGGTNLYGVNFVIAGFRYNDLSPNYVNGFRIGLEKDRVIMWANGTGGRDSWEIKLSEYKYFDFGNEYRRMFGIRLVRD